A single window of Rubripirellula lacrimiformis DNA harbors:
- the rpmI gene encoding 50S ribosomal protein L35, with protein MTKAKAKTKVKTHKGTKKRFRLSAKGKAMHRSSGTSHLAQALSSKRRRNLRGTTSVDTCMEKTIQAALAGNSY; from the coding sequence ATGACCAAGGCTAAAGCAAAAACTAAAGTCAAGACCCACAAGGGCACCAAGAAGCGTTTCCGACTGAGCGCCAAGGGCAAAGCGATGCACCGCAGCAGCGGTACAAGTCACTTGGCTCAAGCACTCAGCAGCAAGCGCCGTCGTAACCTGCGTGGCACCACTTCGGTGGACACATGCATGGAAAAGACGATCCAAGCGGCTCTGGCTGGCAACAGCTACTAA
- a CDS encoding IS1182 family transposase, whose protein sequence is MKIPTDAQQRGSARTHRPERSQVEMRFYSLDQMVAREHRVRLVWQYCESLDLGPLYEKIKSKVDGRGRTPIDPRILFALWFYATLEGISSARRLSDLTTRDFHYLWICGDVTVNHHTLSDFRSGNAEYLEKLLSDSIAVLLSEKLITLDTIGQDGMRVRASAGSSSFRSESTLQQMQEVAEDYVKELAERSDEEAAAATRAEQAARKRAADERLERIKAAQENLKELERRRKEKRSRKSKSTPRASTTDPEAARMKMGDGGFRPAYNVQFASDGDSRIVVGVSVDNQGSDQGEMLPMYESICRTYGVTPAHYLVDGGFTKASDIEAMDAAGTEVYGPLKDIKRQVANGKDPHASKPGDSDAMARYRKRMGTPEAQEMLRRRPSIAEFPNAECRNRGLHQFRVRGQKKAMAQTLWHVLVNNFNRLNNLGFLQTLMRQSCTATP, encoded by the coding sequence ATGAAAATTCCAACCGATGCTCAGCAGCGTGGTTCCGCTCGCACCCACCGCCCCGAACGCAGCCAAGTTGAGATGCGGTTCTATTCGCTTGACCAGATGGTGGCCCGCGAGCACCGCGTTCGTTTGGTATGGCAGTACTGCGAATCGCTCGACCTCGGACCGCTTTACGAGAAGATTAAATCGAAAGTAGATGGTCGTGGTCGCACCCCGATCGATCCGCGAATCCTCTTCGCCCTGTGGTTCTACGCAACGCTCGAAGGGATCAGTAGCGCCCGCCGTTTGAGCGATTTGACCACCCGCGACTTCCACTACCTGTGGATCTGCGGCGATGTCACGGTTAATCATCACACCCTGAGCGACTTTCGCAGCGGCAACGCCGAGTATCTCGAGAAGTTGCTTAGCGACTCGATCGCCGTGCTGCTGAGCGAAAAACTGATCACGTTGGATACCATCGGGCAGGATGGCATGCGGGTGCGTGCCTCGGCCGGCAGCAGTTCGTTTCGGTCCGAATCGACGCTCCAACAGATGCAAGAGGTTGCCGAAGACTATGTAAAGGAACTCGCCGAGCGATCCGACGAGGAAGCTGCCGCGGCAACTCGGGCCGAACAGGCCGCCCGCAAGCGTGCTGCCGACGAACGACTCGAGCGTATCAAGGCGGCTCAAGAGAACCTCAAAGAACTTGAGCGACGTCGTAAAGAGAAACGATCACGCAAAAGCAAGTCGACCCCACGAGCCTCCACAACGGACCCCGAAGCGGCGCGGATGAAGATGGGAGACGGCGGTTTTCGCCCCGCCTATAACGTCCAATTCGCCAGCGACGGCGACTCTCGAATTGTCGTCGGCGTGAGCGTTGACAATCAGGGCAGCGATCAAGGTGAGATGCTTCCGATGTACGAGTCGATCTGCCGCACCTATGGGGTGACGCCGGCACACTACTTGGTCGACGGCGGGTTCACCAAAGCGAGCGATATCGAAGCGATGGACGCTGCGGGGACGGAGGTTTACGGTCCACTGAAGGACATCAAAAGACAAGTCGCTAACGGCAAGGATCCCCATGCGAGCAAGCCGGGCGATAGCGACGCGATGGCGAGGTATCGAAAGAGGATGGGGACACCCGAGGCGCAGGAGATGTTGAGACGACGTCCATCGATAGCTGAATTTCCCAACGCGGAATGTCGTAATCGCGGTCTTCATCAGTTCCGGGTTCGTGGCCAGAAGAAAGCAATGGCCCAAACGCTTTGGCACGTGCTGGTGAACAACTTCAATCGATTGAACAACCTAGGATTTTTACAAACACTGATGAGGCAATCCTGTACTGCGACGCCTTGA
- a CDS encoding Rrf2 family transcriptional regulator — protein MLSKTAEYALRSVACMGTRLDQPTSADVLAEHTKVPRRYLTRVLQDLTAAGLVRSRPGPGGGYELDQPIERLTILDVINAVSPLERIRSCPLGLKSHKSLCPLHAELDKAYAATEAAFAGVTIKDLLGSTNPVIPLCES, from the coding sequence ATGTTGTCGAAAACCGCCGAATACGCACTGCGGTCTGTTGCCTGCATGGGCACTCGATTGGATCAGCCCACATCGGCTGACGTGCTGGCCGAGCATACCAAGGTGCCACGGCGTTACCTGACTCGCGTGTTGCAGGATCTGACGGCGGCCGGTTTGGTACGCTCGCGTCCTGGCCCCGGTGGCGGCTACGAACTGGATCAGCCGATCGAAAGATTGACAATTCTGGACGTGATCAATGCGGTCAGCCCCTTGGAACGCATTCGTTCCTGCCCGTTGGGGCTGAAGTCACACAAGTCGCTGTGTCCCTTGCATGCCGAGCTGGACAAGGCTTACGCGGCGACCGAGGCTGCGTTTGCCGGCGTCACGATCAAGGATTTGCTCGGTTCCACCAATCCGGTCATTCCGCTTTGTGAATCGTAG
- a CDS encoding type IV pilus twitching motility protein PilT: protein MSHKKGSPAPATAGPVLDSSAEAVAGRLRASLLQEREELEVDKIFRALVKLEGSDLHLKVGQPPMVRVRGELKPLNRPPIEMEEMVRLLLPMMDERNLIIFEIDGGADFSHVIDVDGVRWRFRVNMLKSLGNIGLVARRISNFIPDFRGLFLPPVMETLCHFDQGMVLLAGVTGSGKSTTIGSMLNYINSIYRKHILTLEDPIEFIFTEDKCLINQREIGQDVKDFEIGMKHAVREDPDIILVGELRDEETFMTAIHAAETGHLVFGTIHAASASTTIGRILDLFPEEMHGAIRSAIAFNMKGIVAQKLLKTIRPDVPRVPTCEVMTFSPMIRKLVLEGQDHKLPDAIRIGAEDGMQDFTMSLKQLIDDELIDRPTAFAVAPNKESLKMALKGIDVKAPGIL from the coding sequence ATGTCACACAAAAAAGGTTCCCCTGCCCCAGCCACTGCTGGCCCCGTGCTGGATTCGTCGGCAGAAGCCGTAGCCGGCCGATTGCGTGCTAGCTTGCTGCAAGAGAGGGAGGAACTAGAGGTCGACAAGATCTTCCGCGCTTTGGTGAAACTAGAGGGTTCCGACCTTCACCTGAAGGTCGGCCAGCCACCGATGGTGCGGGTCCGCGGCGAACTGAAACCGCTGAATCGACCACCGATTGAGATGGAAGAAATGGTCCGTCTTCTGTTGCCGATGATGGACGAGCGGAACCTGATCATTTTTGAAATAGACGGCGGTGCTGACTTTTCGCACGTGATCGATGTCGACGGAGTCCGCTGGCGATTCCGGGTCAACATGCTGAAGTCGCTGGGAAACATCGGGCTGGTTGCTCGGCGAATCAGCAACTTCATCCCCGACTTCCGAGGCCTGTTCCTGCCGCCGGTGATGGAAACCCTGTGTCACTTCGACCAAGGCATGGTGCTGCTGGCCGGCGTGACGGGTTCCGGTAAATCGACGACCATTGGGTCGATGTTGAACTACATCAACAGCATCTATCGAAAGCACATTCTGACGCTGGAAGACCCGATCGAATTCATCTTTACCGAAGACAAATGCCTGATCAACCAAAGGGAAATTGGCCAGGATGTGAAGGACTTTGAAATCGGCATGAAGCACGCCGTGCGGGAAGACCCCGACATCATCCTGGTCGGCGAACTTCGAGACGAAGAAACGTTCATGACGGCGATCCACGCTGCGGAAACCGGCCACTTGGTGTTCGGCACCATTCACGCCGCCAGTGCGTCGACTACGATCGGGCGGATTTTGGACTTGTTCCCCGAAGAGATGCACGGTGCGATTCGATCCGCCATCGCGTTCAATATGAAGGGGATCGTCGCCCAGAAACTGCTGAAGACCATCCGTCCCGATGTGCCGCGGGTCCCCACCTGCGAAGTGATGACGTTTTCGCCAATGATTCGAAAACTGGTGCTAGAGGGACAAGACCACAAGCTGCCCGACGCCATTCGAATCGGTGCCGAAGACGGCATGCAGGACTTTACCATGAGTCTGAAGCAGTTGATTGACGACGAATTGATCGACCGCCCCACCGCGTTCGCAGTCGCACCGAACAAGGAATCCCTGAAGATGGCTCTGAAGGGCATCGACGTCAAAGCCCCCGGTATCCTGTAA
- the rplT gene encoding 50S ribosomal protein L20 — translation MRTTTGSARHKSKKRLFKRAKGFRGGRSKLTRTVKETLLRSGAYAFRDRRAKKRDFRKLWIIRLNAAARQHDIRYSEFIFGLKLAGIELDRKTLSEMAIHDEAGFKDVCDAVKAALATAPQPKHAEATA, via the coding sequence ATGCGTACCACAACCGGCTCAGCACGTCATAAGAGCAAGAAACGTCTATTCAAGCGAGCCAAGGGCTTCCGCGGTGGACGTAGCAAGCTGACGCGGACCGTGAAAGAAACGTTGCTCCGCAGTGGTGCCTATGCATTCCGCGATCGCCGCGCCAAGAAGCGTGACTTCCGCAAACTTTGGATCATTCGTCTGAACGCCGCCGCTCGCCAACACGACATTCGCTACAGCGAATTCATCTTTGGCTTGAAGCTGGCTGGCATCGAATTGGATCGTAAAACGCTATCGGAAATGGCGATTCATGACGAAGCGGGCTTCAAGGACGTTTGCGATGCAGTGAAAGCTGCTCTGGCAACCGCGCCGCAACCGAAGCACGCCGAAGCGACCGCCTAA
- a CDS encoding ATPase, T2SS/T4P/T4SS family: MAAQEEIQLWQTVAPVEFAPRMSDRTQAQSLLILTRQGAGYQVIGGQLAHAIQARATHLLLDFSANACAIRYQIDGNWEQLPPIDAETANAMLYALKQLCLMNPADRRSAQSGACGVKIAKEKFTLHVQSQGVKTGERVLCRIEAEKIPFDRMSDLGMRDKLYEIYKEKLDAHGNMMLITAPKGEGLTTTWNMSLNAADRLVRDFQSFEDETNPEPEIINVTQNFFGGETGKTELEVVRRMILREPDVLLFPELPEPESLSVCVDQVKASEKQVYLRINATSAIEGFVKIVGRYKELASDISATMGAVLCQKLVRRLCDNCKLGYEPPAQLLKQLGIPPGRVAMLYGPFIPPPIEQQVDENGKPAPLTPCHVCNGRGYYGRIAIFELLTPGEQLRKAVMKTQDVSRLTQIAKAEGHRGLQAEAILTVARGLTSLDELKRVFAKR; this comes from the coding sequence ATGGCCGCACAAGAAGAAATCCAACTCTGGCAAACGGTCGCTCCGGTCGAGTTCGCGCCGCGAATGTCCGATCGCACCCAAGCCCAGTCGTTGTTGATCCTGACTCGCCAAGGTGCCGGCTACCAAGTCATCGGCGGCCAGTTGGCGCACGCAATCCAGGCGCGTGCGACCCACCTGCTGCTCGATTTTTCCGCCAACGCTTGCGCGATCCGATATCAGATCGACGGTAACTGGGAACAATTGCCACCGATCGATGCCGAAACCGCCAACGCGATGCTGTACGCGTTGAAACAGCTATGCCTGATGAATCCGGCCGATCGCCGATCCGCCCAATCGGGCGCCTGCGGTGTCAAAATCGCGAAGGAAAAATTCACCCTGCACGTTCAATCGCAGGGCGTGAAGACGGGCGAACGAGTGCTGTGCAGGATCGAGGCCGAAAAGATTCCGTTTGACCGGATGAGCGATCTGGGAATGCGGGACAAGCTGTACGAGATCTACAAAGAAAAACTGGACGCGCATGGCAACATGATGCTGATCACGGCTCCCAAGGGCGAAGGGCTGACGACCACATGGAATATGTCGCTGAACGCCGCCGACCGCTTGGTCCGTGACTTTCAATCCTTTGAAGACGAAACCAATCCTGAACCCGAAATCATCAACGTCACCCAAAACTTCTTTGGCGGCGAGACGGGCAAGACGGAACTTGAAGTCGTTCGCCGAATGATCCTGCGAGAGCCGGACGTTTTGCTGTTCCCCGAACTGCCCGAACCCGAATCGTTGTCGGTTTGCGTGGACCAGGTCAAGGCATCGGAGAAACAGGTCTATCTGCGGATCAATGCTACCTCAGCGATCGAAGGCTTCGTCAAAATCGTCGGCCGATACAAGGAACTAGCCAGCGACATCAGCGCCACGATGGGCGCTGTGCTATGCCAAAAATTGGTGCGACGCCTGTGTGACAATTGCAAACTCGGTTACGAACCGCCTGCCCAACTGCTGAAACAATTGGGCATCCCACCGGGACGTGTCGCGATGCTGTATGGACCGTTCATTCCACCGCCGATTGAACAACAGGTCGACGAAAACGGAAAGCCGGCCCCGCTGACTCCGTGCCACGTGTGCAATGGCCGCGGATACTACGGACGCATCGCGATCTTCGAATTGCTGACTCCTGGCGAACAACTTCGCAAAGCCGTCATGAAGACACAGGACGTCAGCCGACTGACCCAAATCGCGAAAGCCGAAGGTCATCGCGGCCTGCAAGCCGAAGCCATCCTGACTGTCGCACGCGGACTGACCAGCCTGGATGAACTGAAGCGAGTATTCGCAAAGCGTTAG
- a CDS encoding acyl-CoA desaturase: protein MSGVKMTIEAKKLSTESNLADHSDDVASVLASPLERSRQVVESGGSRVDLIDGEPTGGSESVVPAPKGRQREKLTPEGHTKSAVRKDYLVFFIALHALALLAVLPFFFSWAGVAAFLIGVVAFGQMAIPIGYHRLLSHRSFKSPRWFERSLVTLAMCTAQETPAHWVAWHRMHHSHSDHHEDPHSPRISFLWAHVQWLVHETRTPLATYAMYEKYAKDILADPYYRWLEKLPVAAGIFYFGHAILYAIVANLACLAIYGNTPEAYRMAASLFVWGVILRTVWVWHITWAVNSLTHVFGYRNYDTTDDSRNNWFVTLLTAGEGWHNNHHADPSSASVQHRWWEIDINYYTIRLFGVLGLATDIIPPRHVRKQRSLASKPR from the coding sequence ATGAGCGGAGTCAAGATGACCATCGAGGCAAAGAAGCTGTCGACAGAATCGAACCTAGCTGACCACTCGGATGACGTCGCATCGGTGCTGGCCAGTCCGCTTGAACGATCTAGACAAGTTGTCGAGTCTGGTGGTTCGCGCGTTGATTTAATCGATGGTGAACCAACGGGGGGCAGTGAATCGGTGGTGCCTGCGCCGAAGGGCCGGCAGCGAGAAAAGCTGACTCCCGAAGGTCATACGAAATCCGCGGTTCGCAAAGACTATCTGGTCTTTTTCATTGCGCTGCACGCTTTGGCGTTGTTGGCCGTGCTGCCCTTCTTTTTCTCTTGGGCGGGAGTCGCAGCGTTTCTGATCGGCGTGGTCGCGTTCGGTCAAATGGCGATCCCCATCGGATACCATCGTCTGTTGTCGCATCGCAGTTTCAAGTCGCCGCGTTGGTTCGAACGTTCGCTGGTAACCTTGGCGATGTGTACAGCGCAGGAAACGCCAGCCCACTGGGTCGCCTGGCACCGCATGCACCACTCGCATTCTGACCACCACGAAGATCCGCATTCGCCGCGAATCAGCTTTCTATGGGCACACGTGCAATGGTTGGTGCACGAGACGCGAACTCCGTTGGCCACCTACGCGATGTACGAAAAGTACGCCAAAGACATCTTGGCCGACCCGTATTATCGGTGGTTGGAAAAGTTGCCGGTGGCCGCTGGGATCTTTTACTTTGGCCACGCAATCCTGTATGCCATCGTCGCAAACTTGGCTTGTTTGGCGATCTATGGGAACACGCCGGAAGCCTACCGAATGGCTGCTAGCCTGTTCGTGTGGGGCGTGATTCTGCGAACCGTTTGGGTGTGGCACATCACCTGGGCTGTGAATTCGCTGACCCACGTTTTTGGTTACCGCAACTACGATACGACCGACGATAGCCGCAACAACTGGTTTGTTACGCTGCTGACCGCGGGCGAAGGCTGGCACAATAACCACCACGCGGATCCATCGAGCGCGTCGGTCCAACACCGGTGGTGGGAGATCGACATCAACTACTACACCATCCGATTGTTCGGCGTTCTAGGGTTGGCCACGGACATCATTCCACCCCGACACGTCCGCAAGCAACGTTCCTTGGCATCCAAGCCAAGGTAG
- a CDS encoding RAD55 family ATPase: MTERLQTGSPALDSMLGGGLLPGTLTVVLGATGIGKTQLGVTFANHGLAQEGERGVFFDLTSRGDSQNHRDYAKRICDWDLQESPVADRVNLDAVWDRDQARRDSMHLFRDAGRRVTASDMDADGWRRWKYEQAKKLDQAIAFFYSNFVHGVRRTVIDGIEPTDRAAESIQFELFEYVYQQIVRKEHDWLARDLFRVGFRENAERIDAAAYDHTKIGCVLLATSREVMLDDLISRPIESGDVLSNANTIILMGKTRQGNQMGRALCVAKHRGSACDESIVPFQIEADGLKIG, encoded by the coding sequence ATGACCGAACGACTTCAAACAGGATCGCCCGCTCTGGATTCGATGTTGGGAGGCGGACTGCTGCCGGGCACCTTGACCGTCGTTTTGGGAGCGACAGGAATCGGGAAGACTCAGTTGGGCGTCACATTCGCCAATCACGGACTGGCCCAGGAAGGCGAACGAGGCGTGTTTTTTGACTTGACGTCCCGAGGCGACTCGCAGAACCACCGCGATTATGCGAAACGAATCTGCGATTGGGATCTGCAGGAATCCCCCGTCGCGGACCGCGTCAATCTGGATGCCGTTTGGGATCGCGACCAAGCTCGCCGCGACAGCATGCACCTGTTCCGTGACGCCGGGCGGCGGGTCACCGCATCGGACATGGACGCCGATGGTTGGCGCCGATGGAAGTACGAACAAGCCAAAAAACTAGATCAAGCGATCGCATTCTTCTACAGCAACTTTGTCCATGGTGTTCGCCGCACGGTGATCGATGGGATCGAACCGACCGACCGAGCGGCCGAGTCGATCCAGTTCGAACTATTCGAGTACGTTTATCAACAGATCGTTCGCAAGGAACATGATTGGTTGGCCCGCGATTTGTTTCGAGTCGGTTTTCGTGAAAATGCTGAACGGATCGACGCTGCCGCCTACGACCACACCAAGATCGGTTGCGTGTTGTTGGCGACCAGCCGCGAGGTCATGCTGGACGACCTGATCTCTCGACCAATCGAGAGTGGCGACGTCCTTTCGAACGCCAACACGATCATCTTGATGGGCAAGACACGCCAGGGAAACCAGATGGGCCGCGCACTGTGCGTCGCCAAACACCGCGGCAGCGCCTGCGACGAATCGATCGTCCCGTTCCAGATCGAAGCCGATGGCCTCAAGATTGGTTGA
- the pheS gene encoding phenylalanine--tRNA ligase subunit alpha, whose amino-acid sequence MSLKDFLTTLDDLEREASAAFDAAADADALEDARVRYLGAKKGALKDVQKQMGGIDPGDRKDAGMRLNAFKSAVQAAFDDSKQRLGGGEADGIDPTFDATLPGIRPSIGHIHPITQTITHLTEIMGRMGFEAAEGPEVEDPHHNFVALNIPEDHPARDPLDNFYLSTAASLADGAVARDRGIEGSQLLRSQTSTVQIRVMENRQPPIRIISLGRVYRPDAPDATHFPMFHQMEGLLVDRHVTMANLKTVLRVFANNYLGEDVEIRFRPSFFPFTEPSVEVDFFWNDAWVEFGGAGMIDPAVFEAVGYDPEQVSGFAFGLGVERLCMRRHSVTDIRDLYSGDLRFLSQF is encoded by the coding sequence ATGTCGCTGAAGGATTTCTTGACCACGCTCGACGATCTCGAACGTGAAGCGTCAGCCGCTTTCGATGCGGCCGCAGATGCCGATGCCCTGGAAGACGCACGCGTGCGCTACCTAGGTGCCAAGAAGGGCGCGCTGAAAGACGTCCAGAAGCAAATGGGCGGCATCGACCCGGGCGACCGCAAGGACGCTGGGATGCGACTGAATGCGTTCAAATCCGCGGTGCAGGCCGCCTTCGATGATTCCAAGCAGCGGCTTGGCGGCGGCGAAGCCGATGGCATCGATCCGACCTTCGACGCCACCCTTCCGGGTATCCGTCCTTCGATCGGACACATCCACCCGATCACGCAAACGATTACCCACCTGACCGAGATCATGGGTCGGATGGGATTCGAAGCGGCCGAAGGGCCGGAGGTCGAGGATCCGCACCACAACTTCGTAGCACTGAATATTCCCGAAGACCACCCAGCCCGCGATCCGCTGGACAACTTCTATCTGTCCACCGCCGCGTCGCTGGCCGATGGTGCCGTCGCACGCGACCGTGGCATCGAGGGATCGCAGCTGCTGCGCAGCCAGACCAGCACGGTGCAAATCCGAGTGATGGAAAATCGGCAACCACCGATTCGCATCATCTCGCTTGGCCGCGTCTACCGTCCCGACGCGCCCGACGCGACCCACTTTCCGATGTTCCACCAGATGGAAGGCCTGCTGGTCGACCGTCACGTCACGATGGCAAACCTGAAGACCGTGCTGCGTGTCTTCGCCAACAACTACCTTGGCGAAGACGTCGAGATTCGCTTCCGTCCATCTTTTTTTCCATTCACCGAGCCCAGCGTCGAAGTCGACTTTTTCTGGAACGACGCATGGGTCGAATTCGGTGGCGCTGGAATGATCGACCCGGCCGTGTTTGAAGCGGTCGGCTACGACCCGGAACAAGTCAGCGGATTCGCATTCGGACTGGGCGTCGAACGGCTGTGCATGCGACGACATTCGGTCACCGACATCCGTGACCTGTACAGCGGCGACCTGCGTTTCCTGAGCCAGTTCTAG